Within Topomyia yanbarensis strain Yona2022 chromosome 2, ASM3024719v1, whole genome shotgun sequence, the genomic segment actatggatcACACGGTAACTTGgagatggccgaaccgattttatcaaacttaGAAAAAAGATACGACGTGGCTACATTCCGGTTCCGAAAttgcgggttgaagagtgcgactacgcatgatattcccatataaatcggaatcagcatgttaactaaaagatgcaaaacttcataaaatgtattctaaattgcttggatttatagcttcagctcactgatgcccaatcaaacccATATTGATCTCTTTGGACATCTCTGCGGTACCGGAAGCGTAGGGAAAGTGGTTAAGTTCCTGAATTGAATTTACATCTGTTTCTCCGAAATGTCTGATTCGATGttcacaaatttagtctcaaatgaaagctagagTATCCCTATTAACTGCTATTAAAGTTCATTTGAATtagagttctggttcctgagtTACAGGAATTTAATTTGAACGAAATAtttgttccggagttatgggtaaATGAGTCCGATCACACGTGGCATTCTCATATAAACCTTTATGCCTTTCTCcgatagaaaggctatgcaatcactctgaaaatcgactttttaacagaGGCCCAGAGAGCCGGTACTCTTTTACCATTCGCCTCACTTCGTCGAGCTCGGCAAATGTATGTGTACGTATGCGTGTGTATGTTTGCATGTATGTGACTAACAATCGCCCATCAGTTACACGaagatgaccgaaccgattttctcaatcttagtctcaaatgaaaggttgaACTTAATTCTGTGACTACCCCAAATGTCCCttcaactccccccccccccttcccgaCGCTCATCAAACCCCTCAGACCCCTCTCCAAAACACTCCCCTCAGACACCGCACATCCCTACAGACCCATAACTCTCTCATTCCCATCTCCTTCACTCAACAGACATACCACAATAAGCTGTGGGTGGTACTAGAGCCGTAGCATGGCCTTCTAGTGCCCTAGGCGGAGTCTCAGTCTTGTGCTCCTTGCGGCATTTGTCCAACCAATCTAACCGCAAAGTAATTCCATCAAATTGAAGcacaaaaacacaatagttccgGAAAATTTTAAGTATGAGTTCGATGCAGATTTGTCTCTAATTTGTCTCTAATATCACTCAAAAGCGTTTAAAGgaaatcatcctaccatcggcttggggtcaacgtcatattggcaaatttcgcattgaatccgcttctgtctctttctaatctcctttttgtctcctaggtccgaagcggatcaatcgactattaattgaaacggtaaacatactagcagtattagtccttactaGCGACtacttttcctacaactgtgctgtttcatcTCTATCGTATAACATaattcgattatccctgttctagtcaatatacgtattcattacattatgcaCTAGGCAAACCCTtagtttttctattattattatcctgagtagctataccagtgaaggtattttaggatttcgcaaaaaaaactgCCCATGAaggcattaaaaaatatttatccactattccccataaagtttgctcgaaccgaatgtccgcctggttcgactcgaatagaccacaccgacccgaaagggttgcttattatttctgagagccggtgtgcttggtcgagtttaataatcataagaacaagtcatgaataattaactatctcttaggtgctagttctgcactcctttcctgaactagccacATACCTACGATCAAAAAaatcgacaactagtaggatccacatgtcccccacccaagcgaattgatcaacttgcaagtaggagcacatatctaccaaccaaccaagaagacttccgaatcaatgagaatggaccataccagtcgaaggccacaggcccagcgccatctcgtacagttcctgaaattaaGCATTTTGTTAGTTCTacttacagatttcatttcaatggTAGTTTCATTCTCTCATGTTAAACTCGCTTGCCGCTGCTCATCTCTTCCGGCATATCGACGCCGTCGGTCGACCGTCTCATAGAAAGGATCTCTATCGGATCCTCAATTTCCGTCGGAACTCGTATGTCAGACGCTCAAGGAGTTCTACTGGCTCAAAtatcaactatctgaagcgaaaaagacATTATTTACCACATTAAAAATAAGTCCCTATGCTTATAACTAACTAAGGCTGTCTGTCGATTCTAACGCAGAAACGCTAGTGATGTGAAtatcaagaatacgtcagacaaccTCAATTGACCCCCCTCGACACCCGCTTGGCGttaccaagccgtaacgcgAGTGGCGGCGTGAAATCTGCCGAATAGGAGTGAAAAACAGGTTACAGCAACATCTGATGCtgctccaaatgtatgtgatatccAAGACTGACGTGGATAGTTCTATCCagcctagtttgcataccttacataactagactcactgttctccattcacccacAACTATCAAAATACCATAACTTTGAGATAATAAAATCATTGCTTCAAGTCTTTTCCCATTTTTTCTCGCAAAAAGGTAGCACCTTACATGAGATTTACGTATCAGAGTCTGCCCTTCCGACTGTTGCTTTCAGAATAATCACGTGCgaataaaaccaaaacaaaTTCTTGTTCCACGTTGTAGTTTTATTGGTACTTCTTAAAATATGTATTACAAAAATAGATGCTTGTTTTAATCTATATGCCACCATTTGAAGTATATAACTGTTGGTTTACTGGAAACAATTAAATTCATGAGCTGTTCATTGTTAGTTATGCTTATTGTGCGATCGATTCCACAAAGAATGTTAAAACCAGCATATGCACTTTGCAAACCAGTGCTATGGTACTACATTTGTAGCATTGAGTGTTTCATTCACTAGTGATCAGCGTAGTGACAGCCCAGCTCTATCGCAAAAACACATGTATCATATCCTATTGTATATTTGGGTTGGTTGTACTTAGTATTACCATTCGATGAGGTTAATGTATATCGTTCaagatattgtgtttttttttgtagttttcttcgttttacaatattttttgttactttttaATCACATATTTATGTTGAAACCTAAAACGCATAACCAAACTACTCTAATTTACGATACAACTAAAACAAACTTATGCGGTTTCCGCCAAACACCAATAAAAGCAAAACGTTACAACCGATAGAATCTAAGCTGAACTAATTCGTCTTTCCGAAATAAATAGTACGCAACTCATacaaatcaaaaacaaaacgacgaAAATCAAGTAAGGCGTGAGATTACTCCTGCTTCAGGGCACCCAGTTCCTCGAGTAGCTCCTGCAAACCCTCGGGGAAACGACCGGCATCGACCTCCAGTGCCCAGTAGTGAAGTTTCTCCAGCTCGCGGCGTAACTCGTACACGGCCTTCTCGCGATCACTGACTAGCTCCTCCAGATACTGATAGCGCAGCTTTTTGCGAGCTCTGCACTCCCGGGCACTCTGTCTGCTGCGTTCTGTGGGGGGAAAGGGAAGAGGGGGTAGTACATAACCTTTAGTTCGTTTGATTGGGGTTATGCAATCGCTTCAGAGCCAGAGGTATAAACTTACCGAGCTTTGCCTTCATATCGACCCGCTCCGTTGATGCTTTGCGGCCTGGTTTACGTCCCCGCTTGCCGCTTTCCTTTCTTTCCTGATGAGTCCGAGAaagaacaagaaaaaaaaaacaattgttaATGGTAGTGAACGAAGTAGGTGCTCCACGCCCGTCGCCCGGTACAGGTGAACGGTACCATTAGTAACTGCAGCGGAAATATGCCTACATGATGCATAGTTGCTGCGCAATTTGCGCTATGTTCCGCGTTATTTGAACGAATATATGTAACATGTGAGTTGGAACGTTTGTGGCCTGACTACTTTCTTCAGGCATGGAAAGAAATTGATTATACATGACTGCATTGTTAAACAACGCTGAATGGGTGAAACAATACGcgcatttaaataacgatcaaacaaataaaaaacaattatACGACAAGTCGTTATACAATGTCTACCTGTCATAGCCaatcatttaattttcaacCCATTTAAGAGGTCCTTCTTTGTGTGGGAAAATTGAGGgaagttttttaaattttttatacgTTTGTACcaatgataaaaaatacttgTTCTCAAAAACAGATTTAAAGCCGTaacttacaaaataaaaaaaacacgtGAATAAAAAAACCAATGGTGAGCAACAAGGTACTTGCAGTAATGAAAGCATGAGCGAAGACAAATGGTTTTATACCTAAGTGACCATAAGCATTAaaccattgcactatattggctatatatttgcactaatgttgcattaaaACTCTATTACAGCATTAATAATGCAATAAAACTTTATATTAGgatcaataatgcataaacgcacagccgaaatatagcattatcacttgatctatatgcgtatataaagctgatataacgcgtacatgcttcgaggatctttaaagcatgtagtgCCATTATAAAGCAAAtagaaagccgatataatgctattgtaatgctgtgggtttatttgttatgtaactcttcttgaagattatattcggcatattccatttcaatcgaacatatgcaatatagtccaggcagcaaacgcagcgcacttaccatGAAGGTCGAGGCAAGGTGcgtcagttcgagacttactaaaggtaattttcgtaaaacattcatatcatgtcagaacgaaaacccattaaggatatccattacaatgcattagaagagagtcaattacggttttaaacagaacattttattttaatttgttttctttttgcttatcataccgaaaggatacataagaaatggttttaaaaccatggcgaaCAATGACAGTCagctgaagctttttaatagcattagtagtgccaataaaAGGCTGTCAAATTTGACATTCgtgcgctggtgctatataatagcattagtactgcagaaacgagctgtcaatctgtGTATAaatctgtgtaaacatttaaatgaaaatacgttgaaaaccaccatcgcatacaggtttgcatgcgtgagtcaccattgtatccaagtttgcatacaagtcccgtatagcgattgctggccgatcgaagcgccgaccagtggcaagtcgctacttgctgttgtcatttcaaagcgacagtttaatttcttacacaagttgaaaactttacttgtatgtcagctCTCAGTGGTAATAGCACTATaattcgccttttctggcataatactagcattatatcagtatttagaGCTTCGCGGTTCTATAAGactgctttatatgtggatctaaagcagatattaggctacgttataatgcttattggttacatAGGTAGTCTTTCCtataacattaaaaaattgaaattctgtGAACTGACATAATTaaagtaaaaatcatttttaacaCCAAACATCGCAGTTATTATGCAGGAATTTCGCCAGCTTATGAAATTTGAGTTCAAACCACCATTCGATGAAAGTAGGCAAAGACGAACACCTCAAGAGAGTGGTTTGTTTTACAAGAACGAACTAATAAATTTTTAGCTTAAATCGATAGATCTAAGCataaactacaaaaaaaaccaAAGCCAATTAAAAGTAATTTCTTAAATCTACTTGGTTTCATCGTTTTCGTGCGATTTAAAGTAGAATTCCAATGTTTCAATACAGGAGTTTTCAAAATTTACTGCTGCAATAGGTTTTCCAGTTTTTGAAAGCAAATAACTATCGTACTGACCGAAATGGCTAGATTTTTGCGCTATCTGACTAAAATATACGCAGCAATTTTGTACCTTAGTCGTTatagttgtttttacaaatttgcatcaccaacttatagggtccagagtatttttttttcaaaatcgagctaatgTTATTGTCCAAAattgcgttttttttttcaaaaaacttttcacctgacacttttcactgtaaCTCAATAAACagtaataagaagagttgccaggctcctaacaagtagattcagaaagattggaacacttctcacttcatattccTGCGTTATGAACGCAACGATTGTTGCCaccgccttataaagggttaaagatCGCACTGCCTGCCTTCCACGAATCCTGGATCAATACATATTCTTGTATCCAACATCGTGGAACTTATAAAAGTATTGTTGAGTCGGTGGCCTTCCATTAAGTAGGAATCGTTCTAATATTTCCTATCTTATTCCAAGTATCATTGAAGGTGGTTGTACCCGAATATTATGCCACTATTTTTGACTTCGTTGGTTCTGAGGCCGCCCTACATATTAGATAAGAGAAAAAAACCGTCTTGGGCTTcatccgagcaccgcaattattggagaacgTGTTGCCAAACAAAGACGTTTccagaacaaccgtgcccagtgatttcgaaaaacctCTTACACTTTTCGAAACAATACTGTGGCAGGCTGACCACGACCTTAACTGGCCACTGCAAAGTCAATTTTTACAtgactactattcagcgtgctgagtcattttcatgtgatctttgtgaatccgacgaCGGAACCTCGTATCGCGCGATATGGAACTGGCCAGCAGAGACACGATTGCGATTTCAGGTAAATAGCTGTCCTTACATAGACGAAGCTGTTTTTGGGAGACCGAAACTACTTCCCATCCGATCAAGGAAATGATGAGatgacacggcaaggcacaaatccccgactacataaaGGAACGTGCCTCAAACCAGtgaatatattctgattcctgattttaGATTTGATGATATAAAAttgacaatgcacagtggtccagaaagcgaatttagcagaaatttaaattttttactaaaactaaaaacTTTGTCTTATTGTCATTGGGAATGTTTTCACAGTTTGTGTGgttgtaattttaccaagataaaaaaaattactttttactcattttagatAGAGCCATACCTCTTTCAATGAaattgtagaacgacaaattttagaaaagtttgttgaagacatgtatGCTctatcatacttttcatttcatAGGAACTTTTAAATCAAGGATTAGACGTTTCTtagtgtttcttagaaaaactgttttattcatataactttcgcggtattgatttaaaactgaagtagtcttcagataACGTTAAGACTATTTTCATTCGTACCGTAACTCTCAGACAGTTCGAGTGTTTTTATTTCTGTGCGGTGTGCGATTCGATGCTTAGTGTCTTCTTTTCACTGTCACATTCTTCAGAATTTTGTTCGTccgtgaggattaaacaatagccagctagcTACAACGgcacgtcgcacagtggcgggtcttcaaacaaaagtcggacaaaacctcaaatgttacctaatttggctgaaaatcacaatttaagctaattttgaggtgctgagctcatttttgatgtcaaaagtcgtaaaatattaaatgcatttttccatacagtgtcattgaacctttcttataactatgatcccgttttcatgatagattttccgttactgttcaccaatgtcagcaatatcataaaaaatgaagaatactactttaaatccattgtataacatattggtttactgtagattgtctaactattttaaacaaaacaccatgcgcctccatatcagcaacaaagcttcaaaaccttcttaaaactttttgcgcacctaggcgcagtacgagaccatgatattcgaaaagtagaggtaatttcccatagaatgtatactatgtgacc encodes:
- the LOC131678894 gene encoding REPTOR-binding partner, with amino-acid sequence MMDYDELTVVEEQNQPERKESGKRGRKPGRKASTERVDMKAKLERSRQSARECRARKKLRYQYLEELVSDREKAVYELRRELEKLHYWALEVDAGRFPEGLQELLEELGALKQE